TCTTCTCCAAAAGTGCCATGTAAAACCCATCATACCCTGATAAATGAGCAAACACCTTGTTCTCTTTTACAAAAGTAAAACTTTTCCCTGATTCGGATGTTAAAAATGTATTAACTTGCTCTTGATTTTCTGAGGGAAGTATAGAGCAGGTTGCATAGACTAATTTTCCTCCCGGCTTTACCAGCTTGGCATATTCCTGTAAAATTTCTTGTTGTGTTTTTTTGATAGCATCTAAAAATTCAGGCTGTAATTTCCATTTGGAATCCGGATTACGTCTCAGTACACCTAAACCGGAACAGGGGACATCTATTAAAACCCGATCTGCTTTTTGGTATAATTTTTTTAAAGGTTTTGTAGAATGAATCACGCGATTTGTACAATTATGTACTCCGTTTCTTTTGGCTCGTATTTTTAGCCTTTTCAATTTACTTTCATATATATCCATTGCAATAATCTGCCCTTTGTTTTTCATTAAAGCAGCCAGGTGCAGTGCCTTTCCGCCTGCCCCTGCGCAAGCATCTACTACTTTCATACCCGGTGCTACATCTAAGTAGGGTGCTACTAATTGAGAAGATGCATCCTGTACTTCAAACAATCCGTTTTTAAAAGCTTGTGTTTTAAAAACATTGGCACGTTCCACAAGCTTTAATGCATCAGGATAATATGGGATACATGCTGCATTAATATTTTCCGCACGCAATATTTTCCGTAAATTCTCTTTAGTGGTTTTTAATGTATTGGTTCTTAAAATAACTTCAGCTTGTTTGTTTAATGCTGTTATTTCTTTGATCCAAAGTGCTTCTCCTATTTCCGATATCCCAACCTCATCGATCCAGTCGGGGATAGAGGCACTGAATTTTCTAATTTTTGAGAGCTTGTCAAATCTTCCTTTGATTCTTCTGGACGGTGTAGGTTCAATTTGATTCCAGTCGGGTAGCGGAATCCCTTTTAAAACACACCAAACAGAAAAAAGACGCCATAGATCTTGCCTGCTAAAAGGTTGTTTTACTTCGGCAATTTCGGCATATAAACGCTTCCAGCGTACAATATCATAAATAGTTTCCGCCACAAATTTACGATCTCTGCTTCCCCAACGTTTATCTCTTTTTAGCACTTTCTCCACAGTTTTATCAGCATACATTTCTTCATTAAATATATCCCTGATAGCATCAATAACCGCAAATACCAAATTTCTATGTAACCTCACTTCAGCTTTCGTTAAAAATAATACGCCGCAAAGGTAGGAATATCAGGCGATTTTTAACCCACTCAAAAAATGTACATGAGTTTATTAATTTTTAACAAGAATCTGTATTTTCGTGATGAGCCTTAATTAAACGTTCAAAAATTGAATCTGCTACTTCAACCCATATCTTATATAAAAGGCGTTACCACGTCAAAAGCTCATTTATTATTGGCTGAAGTAGGCATTCGTAATGGAAATGATTTATTGCATTTTTTTCCATTCAGATATATAGACAAAACAACATTTTA
This window of the Flavobacteriaceae bacterium genome carries:
- a CDS encoding methyltransferase domain-containing protein, whose translation is MRLHRNLVFAVIDAIRDIFNEEMYADKTVEKVLKRDKRWGSRDRKFVAETIYDIVRWKRLYAEIAEVKQPFSRQDLWRLFSVWCVLKGIPLPDWNQIEPTPSRRIKGRFDKLSKIRKFSASIPDWIDEVGISEIGEALWIKEITALNKQAEVILRTNTLKTTKENLRKILRAENINAACIPYYPDALKLVERANVFKTQAFKNGLFEVQDASSQLVAPYLDVAPGMKVVDACAGAGGKALHLAALMKNKGQIIAMDIYESKLKRLKIRAKRNGVHNCTNRVIHSTKPLKKLYQKADRVLIDVPCSGLGVLRRNPDSKWKLQPEFLDAIKKTQQEILQEYAKLVKPGGKLVYATCSILPSENQEQVNTFLTSESGKSFTFVKENKVFAHLSGYDGFYMALLEKK